From Coffea arabica cultivar ET-39 chromosome 2e, Coffea Arabica ET-39 HiFi, whole genome shotgun sequence, the proteins below share one genomic window:
- the LOC140036679 gene encoding uncharacterized protein: MTFLGLVEAFEYDGEASPKCFFSRMRSVSATSLLGSFALDIAFGIGGLPEKLNATIPTGAFTKLDFEAYNGPSRGYNQLGSIGYSTEQFFLQLRKQQFRVSKNCLRLACTRLEVVAGEHSKSCHGRQQKQNCFWIGERCIVHFKLHAACFLIYQCN, from the exons ATGACATTTTTGGGTTTGGTGGAAGCCTTTGAATATGATGGCGAGGCTTCTCCAAAATGCTTCTTCTCTCGGATGCGCTCTGTTTCTGCAACCTCTCTCTTAG GTTCATTTGCTTTGGATATTGCATTTGGGATTGGAGGACTTCCAGAG AAACTTAATGCGACAATCCCGACAGGTGCTTTTACTAAATTGGATTTTGAAGCCTACAATGGGCCTTCCAGAGGATATAATCAATTAGGGAGCATTGGATACAGCACTGAGCAGTTCTTTTTGCAGCTAAGAAAGCAGCAGTTTCGCGTAAGCAAGAATTGCCTTAGATTAGCATGCACTCGTCTTGAG GTTGTTGCGGGAGAACATAGCAAATCTTGCCATGGGCGGCAGCAGAAACAAAATTGCTTTTGGATAGGGGAAAGATGCATTGTGCATTTCAAGCTCCATGCTGCATGCTTTCTTATTTATCAATGTAATTAG
- the LOC113728622 gene encoding uncharacterized protein, giving the protein MKKLSHLYFSLGLFLLCSLLSCLAMAAPNITSDQSALLSLKAKITGDPHEILASNWSATSSVCDWRGVTCGSRHRRVTALNISNLGLTGTIPPQLGNLSFLMSLDMSRNNFYGELPHELIRLSRLRVLSLGINMLGGNIPSWVGSFQQLRQFSLRNNSFTGFIPPSISNMSKLETFNLQFNSLQGAIPMEIGKLNKLKQIVLDYNQLSGSLPLGMFNISTLEMIAFQGNSLSGSLSSSICSRLQGLSWLDLSINELSGMIPASLSKCSKLRVLGLSHNNFSGVMPEEVGNLTALQELYLGYNDLEGSIPQELGNLKHLEELDLGSNSLTGSIPAQIFNISTLRVLHLSSNTLSGRLPSSTGCGLINLEWLVLFWNEFDGLIPASISNASKLTILELLGNRFSGPVPNSLGNLRLLTNLDLAYNHLTTEPSSRELSFISYLTNCKYLKELAFAENPLHGFLPMSVGNLSTSMESFYAYGCGIKGSIPDAIGNLSGLIVLSLYGNHLSGPVPSTMEYLQNLQALGLEDNQLSGSIPDCICKLKRLYHIYLGQNQFRGSMPSCLNNISSLGKIDFAGNLLDSSIPASLWNLTDLLTLNLSYNSLSGSLPYETGNLKVVTLLDLSGNHLNGNIPSSLGGLQRLATLSLAQNKLQGPVPDSLNQMLSLEFLDLSNNNLSGPIPKSLETLLYLKYINLSFNHLRGEIPSSGPFMNFTYESFMSNDDLCGSQRFHVPLCGSPRIHKSSQKKVFHMLGILSGIAATIIALTAAAILVLRCRRKDGISRNTDLLPMGLPKMISYYELVQATNGYDESNLLGKGSFGSVYKGILTDGTVVAVKVFTLLAEVTSGSFDTECEVLRNLRHRNLTKVIGSCSNLDFKALVLDYKSNGSLEKWLYSHNHCLDLLQRISIMMDVASALEYLHFSYTTPVVHCDLKPSNILLDESMVAHVSDFGMAKFLDEENSVLHTKTLATLGYLAPEYGLEGQVSTRVDVYSFGIVLMETFSRMKPSDEMFKDDVSLKSWIEESLPNATTQVIDANLLGRQDEHFNEKLECISVIFKLALSCCAECPRDRTNMKDVVAALQKIKRQLESFPNLSA; this is encoded by the exons ATGAAGAAATTATCTCACTTGTATTTTTCCCTTGGACTCTTCTTGCTATGTTCTCTCTTATCTTGCTTAGCCATGGCCGCCCCCAACATTACCTCGGATCAATCAGCCCTTCTCTCATTGAAAGCCAAAATCACTGGGGATCCTCACGAAATCTTGGCAAGCAACTGGTCGGCTACTTCCTCAGTTTGTGACTGGAGAGGAGTCACTTGCGGCTCTCGCCACCGCAGAGTCACTGCCTTGAATATCTCCAACTTGGGCCTCACCGGCACCATTCCTCCACAACTGGGCAATCTCTCCTTTCTCATGTCCCTCGATATGAGCAGGAACAACTTTTACGGAGAACTTCCCCATGAATTGATTCGTCTGTCCAGGTTACGAGTCCTCAGTTTAGGCATTAACATGCTTGGCGGAAATATTCCCTCTTGGGTTGGTTCCTTCCAGCAACTCCGACAATTTTCTCTCAGAAACAATAGCTTTACCGGCTTTATCCCACCCTCTATCTCCAACATGTCAAAGCTAGAGACGTTCAATCTGCAGTTTAATTCTCTACAAGGAGCGATACCAATGGAGATTGGGAAATTAAACAAGTTGAAGCAAATAGTCCTGGACTATAATCAGCTTTCAGGTTCTTTGCCACTGGGGATGTTCAATATTTCTACATTGGAAATGATTGCTTTTCAAGGTAATAGCCTGTCTGGCAGTCTTTCATCCAGCATATGTTCCCGTCTTCAAGGACTCTCATGGCTTGACCTTTCCATTAACGAATTAAGTGGCATGATACCAGCATCCTTATCCAAATGTTCAAAGCTTCGTGTACTGGGGTTGTCACACAACAACTTTAGTGGAGTGATGCCGGAAGAAGTTGGGAACTTGACGGCACTCCAGGAACTATATCTTGGTTACAACGATTTAGAAG GTAGTATTCCGCAAGAGCTTGGTAACCTAAAGCATCTTGAAGAACTTGATTTGGGCTCCAATAGCCTAACTGGATCGATACCAGCCCAAATATTCAACATCTCGACACTGCGAGTACTGCACCTATCGAGCAATACGCTTTCTGGAAGGCTTCCGTCATCCACGGGTTGTGGATTGATCAACCTTGAATGGCTTGTTCTCTTTTGGAATGAGTTTGATGGATTAATACCAGCGTCAATCTCAAATGCGTCTAAGCTGACTATTTTAGAGTTGCTGGGAAATAGATTCAGCGGTCCAGTTCCAAACTCTCTTGGAAACCTAAGACTTCTAACAAATTTGGATCTCGCTTATAATCATTTGACAACTGAACCTTCATCAAGAGAATTGAGCTTTATCAGTTACTTAACAAATTGTAAGTATCTGAAAGAATTAGCTTTTGCTGAAAATCCGCTGCACGGTTTTCTTCCGATGTCAGTTGGGAATCTCTCAACTTCTATGGAGAGCTTCTATGCATATGGTTGCGGAATCAAGGGAAGCATTCCCGATGCAATTGGGAATTTGAGCGGCCTAATCGTTTTGAGTCTATATGGAAATCACCTGAGTGGGCCCGTTCCGAGCACAATGGAATACTTGCAAAATCTTCAAGCATTGGGTTTGGAAGATAATCAATTAAGTGGTTCAATTCCAGATTGCATTTGCAAGTTAAAGAGATTGTACCATATCTATCTGGGGCAAAACCAGTTTCGTGGGTCAATGCCATCATGCTTAAATAATATTAGTTCCTTGGGAAAAATTGACTTTGCCGGGAACTTATTAGACTCAAGCATACCTGCTAGCTTGTGGAACCTCACTGATCTCTTGACGTTGAACCTGTCATATAATTCCTTGAGTGGTTCACTACCTTATGAAACTGGAAATCTGAAGGTAGTAACACTATTAGATTTGTCAGGAAATCACCTTAATGGGAATATTCCAAGTTCCTTAGGAGGCTTGCAAAGGTTAGCAACGCTTTCATTAGCACAAAATAAACTTCAGGGACCTGTTCCAGACTCTCTCAATCAGATGTTAAGCTTGGAATTTTTGGATCTATCCAATAATAATCTATCAGGTCCAATACCAAAGTCCTTGGAGACACTTTTATATCTCAAATACATTAATCTTTCTTTCAACCACTTAAGAGGAGAAATTCCCTCTAGTGGTCCTTTCATGAACTTCACATATGAATCATTCATGTCTAATGATGACTTGTGTGGCTCTCAGAGATTTCATGTTCCTCTATGTGGTTCTCCTCGGATTCACAAATCCAGTCAGAAGAAAGTATTTCATATGCTAGGCATTCTATCAGGTATTGCAGCAACAATAATTGCTCTTACAGCTGCTGCAATTTTAGTTTTAAGATGCCGAAGAAAGGATGGGATTTCAAGAAACACTGATTTGTTGCCCATGGGATTGCCAAAAATGATTTCATACTATGAACTTGTGCAAGCAACCAACGGTTATGATGAAAGCAATTTACTTGGCAAAGGGAGTTTTGGATCTGTATATAAGGGCATTTTGACGGATGGTACAGTTGTAGCTGTGAAAGTTTTCACTTTACTAGCAGAAGTCACTTCCGGGAGTTTTGATACAGAGTGTGAAGTTCTACGCAACCTTCGCCATAGAAACCTTACCAAAGTGATTGGTAGCTGCTCTAACTTGGACTTTAAAGCCTTGGTGCTTGATTATAAGTCCAATGGGAGCCTTGAGAAATGGTTGTACTCCCACAACCATTGCCTGGATCTGCTGCAAAGGATAAGCATAATGATGGATGTTGCTTCCGCATTGGAATATCTCCATTTTAGTTATACAACACCAGTGGTTCACTGCGATCTGAAACCTAGCAACATATTACTCGATGAAAGTATGGTTGCTCATGTGAGTGATTTTGGTATGGCAAAGTTTTTGGATGAAGAAAATAGTGTTCTACATACCAAGACACTTGCAACGCTTGGATACTTGGCACCAg AGTATGGACTTGAAGGGCAGGTGTCAACCAGAGTTGATGTGTATAGTTTTGGTATAGTTTTGATGGAAACCTTTTCAAGAATGAAGCCGAGTGATGAAATGTTCAAAGATGATGTGAGCCTGAAGAGTTGGATTGAAGAATCTCTGCCTAATGCAACAACTCAGGTTATAGATGCAAACTTACTGGGGCGGCAAGATGAGCATTTCAATGAGAAATTGGAGTGTATTTCAGTGATCTTCAAATTGGCTTTGAGTTGCTGTGCTGAATGCCCGCGAGATCGGACTAATATGAAGGATGTTGTGGCGGCACTTCAAAAGATAAAACGTCAACTTGAGTCTTTTCCGAATCTCTCGGCATGA
- the LOC113728621 gene encoding late embryogenesis abundant protein At1g64065-like, with translation MAPSTIMPKSDTDESSTYKSMELRKKKRMKRLEDINVINKKNGSIRHTAQVRIKNNNFGRYKFDSNMTTLTSGGVLVEEFVIPNGRARLKSTKTFYVIVDVTNPSNSDTEGFHPGLLQLTAKVELTGKVKFTMVLKKKKSAEINCTISINLSTNFVQDLICQ, from the exons ATGGCGCCATCTACTATTATGCCCAAGAGTGATACTGACGAATCAAGTACCTATAAATCCATGGAGCtcaggaagaagaaaagaatgaaaag ATTGGAGGATATCAACGTCATCAACAAGAAGAATGGGAGCATTAGGCACACGGCACAAGTCAGGATAAAGAACAATAATTTTGGGCGTTACAAATTTGATAGCAACATGACTACTTTGACCTCAGGAGGTGTATTGGTGGAAGAATTTGTGATCCCTAATGGACGGGCAAGATTGAAATCCACCAAGACATTCTATGTTATTGTGGATGTTACTAATCCTTCAAACTCCGACACTGAAGGTTTTCATCCTGGGTTGCTGCAACTGACTGCTAAGGTTGAGTTGACTGGAAAAGTCAAATTCACTATggttttgaagaagaagaaatctgCAGAAATAAACTGCACCATCTCCATTAATTTGTCAACAAATTTTGTCCAGGACCTCATATGCCAGTGA